In the genome of Naumovozyma dairenensis CBS 421 chromosome 7, complete genome, the window TGATGATATGAGTTTGATTTCTGATACTCATAAGATGATTGTTTCGATTAAATTGACTATATGTGAATTTGAGAATTCTGCTTCTATAAGAATCTTACAACCATGTCTGTATCATATTTCGGATGAACGTAACAGTAAGAGTGAGTATCAGGATAGATATGTTCAATTCATGGATTGTATGGTTGGTAATTCTAATGAATTTTGGACTAGTTATAGTGGATATTATCAACGattgaattcattatgTTTTGAGaatgaagaattttataataaggaacgatttttcaatatgatTAATAATGTcactaatttttttgaagattttaattATGAGATGCATGAAATGAATGAAGATTTCAATGTTAAGAATTTTAATAGGATGCAAGAATAtgttgatgatatatttgatgGATTTGTTGATTTACAAATGAAACAGAATTCTGTATTAGAGgatgattttaataaatttcgTAATCAAATGAATGAGAATTTGAATAAGAATGATTTAGAATATCAATTGCGTCTTTCAAAACGAGAAATGGAATTGAGAGATTATTTTCTCAAGGTGAATGATATAATCAAAGATATTTCTAGTAGTATAACTCGAGAGAAACTAGATATTAAAGATGAGATTCAAAGTttcaaaaatcaaataatagCGAATGCATCAAATGAAATGGTTAGTTATGAAATAGAGAAGAATTTAGagaatgaaaagaaattacaagaagTACTACTGACTACTTCTGAGGGGTTAGTTATGATCAATGAATTGGTCAATGATACCGTACGAAATTTCCAAGGTCAATTGTCTGGAGAACTAATAGAGTCGATCACGTCAAGCATTGAATTGGAGCTAATGCCCAGCATAATACATTTTAAGCAAATTATGCTAAAGGAAATGAGTATGATGACAAGTattttaaatgatgaaatgaaaCATTGGAATTATGAAATTAcgaataattttgaaaatattaatatgCGTATTATCGACACTATGGAGAAGATTAATGATTTGGATTCCCGATTAAATAAGTTTATTAAGGCATTGAATGGACTATTTGCCAGTTTTACTAAGTTGTTGCAATTGGTTAAATTAATGTGGGCATATAAgattataatgattttaGTATTCCTGATAATCTCGCAAAGAACCATATGGCGAAGAGTTCTGATAAAGACCCTTACACTTCCTAAAATGTTTATACGATTGTTGCGTTTAATGTTGAAATGGTTGATGTTGATTGTTGTAATAATCTTTGGATCTCAATTTGGTAAATTTATAATAGCAAgctttatataaaaaaataataacttcTTGTTAAGCAAGATACgtttaattttctttgtttttgaGGTGTTAAATTTcagaataaaaatatctCGACATATACGAGGGTGTTAAGGCCTCATTCAGACAGGGATAACTgttaatataaaaatttataaaaatatttctcatCATTTTAAACgcaacaaaaacaaaaacaaaaacaaaattatgaACGCAAGGCTAGGCAAAGCTAAAGAAACCGTCACTTGTAAACCCTTTCACAAGTGAATTTTCATATGACAAAGTAGTACCCTAGCTAGCCTACCATTCATCACTTGCATCAGTATCCGTATCGATATTAACTCTAAATACTAATaaggaatatataaaaaaataaatatagtAGTTGATACTGTAGTTGTTTATTTCGTTCCATTTTGCCACTTTATATACAAAAGTTATGATAGCGCGCtctacaaaaaaaaaaaaaaatcactTGCAGTGGGCGGGTAACCCTGGGGTAAGgtttggaaattttttaGTCGGTTAGGGCTTCTTCAGGTTGAATTCCTCCGGGTAACACTTGTCTGGGTGAAAAGTTTTCcaaaaagtgaaaaatgtATGGGATGGGAagagatgagatgagctgaaatgaaataaagGTGAGATGAGACTAGCGTATGGGATAGAGAGATAGGCCAGAGAAGCAGTCAGAGAGAGTAGAGCAGACCCATATATTAGTATTCACTTCTGCAAATTGTTCAAAGTAATAACATAATTGGATTTAACAAACTCAAAGGAACGCAGAAAAATATACACACAGACACAGAAGAAAATGAGCAACTCACTAGAAGAGAGACTTCGAGCAAATTCAAGTGCATTCGATggattattatctttaataCCAgcaaaatattattacgATGAATCCACTCAAGATCAATGgaaatcaaagaagaaatcaaagGCACAATCGCATCAAGACAAAGTAAAGAAGTTGAATCCAATggaaattaatgatgataattcttCTGCTTTGCAAGtcaaaaataagaaacaagCAAATGCTAAACCTGTAGTGTTTCCTGGTTCGAAGAAACCTACTCAAGAGAATGTAAGTGTAGATGAATCACTAGACAATGACGAAGAACTCgaagaacaagaagttCTCGAACACCAAGCAAATgaggaggaagaagaagaagaagaagaagaagaagaagaggataTTAAACttatatttgatgatgaaggtaatgaaatcaaatcCTCCCAAGAAGCAGAAGACGACGAAGAAACTACAGTAGAAACTAgagaagataaagaaaatccAAAGAATAAAAACGAGGATGatttaaagaaacaacaaaaattgaatgagTTGAGATTAAAATTACAATCCAAAATTCAAGAtctaaagaaaaagaggaAAGCCGTCGGAACAAAGATTGATGGTGCTCCAAATTCAAGAGATGATATCTTAAAccaaaggaaaagaaaattagaattaaagaaaagtcGTAAAGAACAACAACTTCAACAAGAGGATGCAGAATCTGATTCATCCTCTGATTCTGATTTATCTGATAATGATATGATTGATGATCCTTCTCGgaagaaacagaaaaagAATACTGACGATATTTCAACAAAAGATATTATGTTTCAAAACATTATGTTCGATGATGGTGCCAAGACTACATCTGATTTACAAAGGTTAAGGAACagtaaagataataaaaaattgaaaggaCCATcgaataatgatattaaatcacatttgaaaattttagaaaagaaaaaatctaaaatcaatgaaatgGATGAGTTGGATCAGATtaaaatgaatgaaaaattgaaatggCAAAAGGCAATGTCATTAGTTGAAGGtgtaaaattgaaagatgatgagaaattattgaaaaaatctttaaagaGGAAGGAAgttcaaaaaagaaaatcagCAAATCAATGGaatgaaaggaaaagagTAGTAgcacaaaataaaaatgaaaaaattaaaagaagagaagaaaatttgagaattagaaaagaaaataagggtttgaaaaggaataagaaacaaaaaatgttgaagaaattcTCAATCAATAAGAATGGgaaacaattgaaacaaatgaggagagaaaaagaaaagaatagtaataaagataacaacaataatagtGGTAAAAGAGCAGGCTTTGAAGGTAgaatgaaatcaaataaaagataagtaatgattttttctctCACTAATttttacaacaacaaataataaaaaatcatttattcGTCATTATTACGCTACTTTTAAAACATTACAAAATAGTTCCCATGTAGTAATTTACTGCAGTAATACAcatcatctaataaatcCATTTTGATATACCCAACGGTAAGATCTTCACTCATTTACGTAGTCAATAGTCTATAGATATACCAAAAACAACTACATATTTTctcaaaaaaagaaaaagaaaaaatacaaaattataaagatACAATAGCAAGGAATCTACATAAAGAGAAGAACAATGGAAAAGCAATATCCTTTCCAACCTTTTCGACATTATCTTATCACTGTCGTTACAATATTGtagaatatttaattaaaaCATTAATATAAACAATATGAGTTTTGATAGCGCCTGTGAAGTGATATAAATAAGAATTTCAGATCTTAAGATATCAAGAACTATAAACAGCATAACGAATAGAGAACTCACTCTTGTTCTTGACAAGACATATGTTACCAAGGAAAAAGTATATCAAGACTAAATGATCTGAAGAAATTCCTGATGTATCTTTCCTCGATCCCTCTGAGACCGTCTTACCTCCCATTTTGTTACATTTCATCCCGTTTTCTCCCCACCGTCCTCCTACATAGGAACATCagatatattcattattccTACAGAAGCAAAAAGCTAGATACAAATATAGATACAAAGCTACCTCATGACCTTAAACCACTGCAAGATCCAAATGAAATAATCAAAACATTGAAACAAACACATGGATTTAGTGATATAAATGATGCAAGTCCCATAGAAGAAACATTCTTACAATATTTAACATTCCTTAATAAAGGTTTCCAAAAAAGTGATCAGAATTTAAGACTcttaaaggaaaatttaaaatcaaccggtaataacaataatgaaaaattcaatttgatattCAGTTATCTTTTAACTGAGAGTACCTTGGAActtcaaagatttaaaCAATTGGGACCCGAAGGattgaaatcaattaaacaacaacagcaacaacaaagtaatgatgaggatgaaAATAGTGTagtgaaaaatgaaaaggattTAGAATTACGTATAATGAATGAGATATTTAGTACTTTGACagaaaagaacaaagaaaatgaagtaTATCTTCATAATGTcgatttccttttcaaaattttaaCTGAATTGAACTCAACGATAACGGAAGATAAGGGGTTTGAGCATGGATTATCCATTGAACAATTTGTCGAAgcttttgaaatttcaaaattgatCCCTATTGAAGGTAGAAAATCAAGAGGCATTTTCTTGTCAGGtaatttgatttattcCACTAAAAAGGTTAGAATGGATCCAATTAACGAATCGTTATATATAGATTCATTGTTGAAATATAGGTTATTTAAAAAGGCCTTCCAATTATATGATTCAAGGAAAGATAAAGTAAATGAACGGTGGTGGAATGAACTGgggatgatgatattattacGTTCGAATCATTTGGCTTCTTTTAAGTCGCTTTTACAAACGACTGATGAACAATTTAATGTGTTTCCTTATTTAAGCCCTCGAGTATTAAAATTAGCAATACGGAAATATTTGGCTATAAATGATCACTCGATGTTAAAACAACTAATAGATAGATTCTTACTGATCGTAGACACCTACGGTATTGAAAAAAGCAACAGTTACATGGAATCATCTGCTCTAATGAAAActtttcaagaagaaaatgaagcaTCAGCATATTTAAACGAACAAGAATCTTATACAACTTTAGATTTTGCTTCAATAATTGAAAGTTTACTTTATAATAAGCGAATAAACTTTGCATCGAAATTAAGTTCAAGATTCGTTGAATTACCGCAAGTAATTAATAATGACGATCATCTAAAAGAGTTTCTAACAGTAActaaattgaatttattgaaggaTTTTCACAGCTTAAAAACATTCATTGAACCACATATGTCCAACGCTAAAAGGAATCTGGGAACTTTGCAAGAGGTTTTCAATGATATAATCAAAGGATCTAGAAATGAGTCATCTCCAGGGAACGAATTATTATTCGATAATATAAACTCTTTAGTATCCACTCCTTTATTAACCAATTTGGCACACGAATTCatatataatgaaatagcatcaacatcaacacGAAATCAAGATGAAGACCCAATGACAAATTCTAAAAGATTTTATGGGCTTATAAAAGTTCTACTTGTATCAGGGAAAGAAAAGACAGCTTTAAAAGTATTACGGAAAATGGAAGAAGCACGTCAACTTATGAACAAAAAGGAGGGGAATGAAACAGCCAATGAATTTTACCCCGAAGTTAACGCTCATCATTATGCTGAATTTATTGCACACTATACTATCCTTCTAAAAGCTTCTAAGATTAATAATGCAtccaaattgaaaatatatgaaCACAAAGTGGAAAATATTCTCAATAAGATGagtaaagaaaatataggGATGAATGCAACATTCTTATCaaaattgttgatatttTATAGAACTACTTTcaatcttaataaatcttttgaaatcattaatcAAATTCTCGATTCTAAAGATATTGAACAAAGATTACCCGATGTTTCAAGAACAAATTTCTATCAAAGTAGAACAATAACtaagaaattatatttggaaatttgGAACTGCTATTACCTTTATAATAAGATTTTCCACGATGAAATCGGTAGAATTAAAAAGACTTCAAATTATGTGGCCTGGAAAAATCATTCTAAAAAGATCAAAATGGAAACAAATATCCATCCCAAATTCAATTCTAGATGGCTTCTTAAGACAATGTTAGAACAAGATAATATCCTTCCCGATGATAAATTCTTCCATTTGATTATCGCAACTTTTATCAGAGAAAGATGCTGGACCGTATTGCCAAGTGTATTGATACTTATGAACAAACGTtataatatcaaaattacCACATCCTTAGGTCAGTATATCAATCAAGGtattaaaaaagaatatattctttctgAAACAGATAAACTGAACCAACACCATCAATATATAGAAGGCACAaccaatattattagtacAGATGATAACAAATTTAAAGCAAAACAAACGATCACTAAAATGGTTAACAATGGagaaattttgaagaaagttCCAATCGGAGAAAGTCTTGAGCTATTAGTATGTGAACTATTAAAACTATTACAATTCAAAAATCACAATAGTTCGCCATTGAATGAGGTGCTAGAAGTGGCTAACGAATTAGCGGTTGATAACGTCATTATACAAAACATTATCGACAAGATAAAACACTAGGAAGTTAgattgtattattattattattattattgatttataGATTATTCCTGTTCATAAAATATAGGACAAAACGAACGATTACttgtatatattatattcacCTTCTTCACCTTGATTTGCTTCTTTCCCTCTACTTCTTACCTAATTTCAGCCATTTAGGAACTTTATTAAGACTTTTCCCATTTCCGGTTTTCTTAGAGGTCGATCCATCCGTGGTGGCCGTTGATTTCTCCTTATTAATAGTTTTCTTTGCATCTTCATCAGCTTTACCAGTTCTATCGATTTTAACATCTTCAGCTTCACTCAAATCCTTGGCATTCTTCAGTATTTCATTCTTCAAGAACGGCCCTTGATCATTTGTTGTCGattcaaacaataataatgtctTGGATCCAAAATTCAAGCCATCGactaatttcaattcatttggAGGTAGAATTTGGAAAGGATGGGGTAAATTTAAAGTAAAACTTTGATTTGGATCTTCCAACCCCTGTGAGACAACAGTATAAACATCTTGCATAGTTTCTTGAGGTCTAAAATTCACTTCTATACATGATCTATCAGGGAATCTAACCCTTATAGAACATTGACgtattttaattttcttctgttgtaattgttgctgttgttgttctctTAGTCGTTTCGTCAATAGTGGACCATTTGATGTGCCAGCTTGTTTCGATAGAATGTTTTGGAACTTTCTTGCATGTTCCAAAGTCATTTCATATGTAAcctcatcttcttcctctgCATTGATTTGATTCAGAATCGGTGTGGAGGGTGGTAAATATGCGTTGATTCTATGTATCTGCGGTAAGCTGCTGCTGCTTCTGGGTTCTGGAGTTTGAActgattcatcatcatcatcatcatcatcatcatcatcatcatcatcatcatcatcatcatcatcatcatcatcatcattattattattatcctcctcttcttgtttttctaactcttgttgttgaatACCCTCCGTCtttccttcttcatcaacCTTCTCTACTACCTTCTtctcctcttcttcttgtctTATGGAATTCCTTTTTGATTGGGATGCCAAAGTAATTCTAATTGAACTTGAATCATCCACACCAATATCCTCCAAAGTAGTATTATCATCCAACTCATCATATAAATACATCTTAGCaaatatttgtaatttagAGCCTTCAAAGCTAACACCCAAGTTCAATTGATCCAACACTTCAATGACTTTCCCTTTAGCTCTAACATCAGCAATGACAGAATTGTAACCAGGGATATGGAATCGTATCTTAATCAACTCACCAAGTTCATTAGCGTTTTTAGAGACCTCCTCCTTTGTCAAAATTAGATTGACACCATTAGGGAAGTTCAAGAACCTGAATGGTAAATCCAAAGGAACTTTCTTCTTATCATGCATAAGAACCCATCTTATCGTTGATTCATTAGCTGGTAATTTAAAATGTGTTATAGCTTGTTGTAACGATCCCTTTAAACTTGTATTAGCAGCCACATGGACTTGAAACTTGTTAAAGTTGTAATGGATTGTGATGGAggacatatatatatatatataattgaGTGATGTAGCACTTagccttcttcttctttgatgTTTTCTTATCTATCAGGGGTTCATCCCATTGTAATTGTTCATTGTTCTTTCCCTTTATAGTTTTCCTTAAGatatattttccatttttatATACAGATTCCAATCCCTGcatgaagaagaagaagaagaaatagaaaaagCTGACGACTACGGTTTAAAACAGCAAATATcactgaagaagaatattttattagCTATTTATATTCGTTACATTTACATTGTTGactgaaaataataaagtagAAAAACGAATATTACCTTAGGGGATCCCATTAGTTCGATGGACGattgatatattatactataAAAAGCTACTAAAAAATGTTACCTGAACCATCAATACGATTACGAGAAGCGATCATAGAAGGGAATCTTTTAATAGTAAAACGACTACTACATCGATATCCAGATTTATTGACTAATATAGATCCCACAAATGGATGGAGTTCATTACATTATGCATCGTACCATGGTAGGTACCTGATATGCGTTTATCTTATACAACTGGGTcatgataaatttgaattaataaGGACGTTTAAAAACAATACATGTGTtcatttatcattaataaatggTCATGAACAAACAACACATTTACTTCTACAACACTTCCCACAGTTTATGAATGCCAAGGGCGATCATGGTTGGACACCTGTCCATATTGCTTGTATGCATGATCATTATCAATGTTTGAGTCTTCTTATAG includes:
- the KAR5 gene encoding Kar5p (similar to Saccharomyces cerevisiae KAR5 (YMR065W); ancestral locus Anc_2.632) yields the protein MMRIKISVIILITLYFQITTQQMQERDDEVMVSGSKKTIKELINVYFPEFISISNKSCIEEAISYDGFLSRCIHGDDMSLISDTHKMIVSIKLTICEFENSASIRILQPCLYHISDERNSKSEYQDRYVQFMDCMVGNSNEFWTSYSGYYQRLNSLCFENEEFYNKERFFNMINNVTNFFEDFNYEMHEMNEDFNVKNFNRMQEYVDDIFDGFVDLQMKQNSVLEDDFNKFRNQMNENLNKNDLEYQLRLSKREMELRDYFLKVNDIIKDISSSITREKLDIKDEIQSFKNQIIANASNEMVSYEIEKNLENEKKLQEVLLTTSEGLVMINELVNDTVRNFQGQLSGELIESITSSIELELMPSIIHFKQIMLKEMSMMTSILNDEMKHWNYEITNNFENINMRIIDTMEKINDLDSRLNKFIKALNGLFASFTKLLQLVKLMWAYKIIMILVFLIISQRTIWRRVLIKTLTLPKMFIRLLRLMLKWLMLIVVIIFGSQFGKFIIASFI
- the NDAI0G04510 gene encoding ribosome biosynthesis protein RRP14 (similar to Saccharomyces cerevisiae RRP14 (YKL082C); ancestral locus Anc_2.636), with the protein product MSNSLEERLRANSSAFDGLLSLIPAKYYYDESTQDQWKSKKKSKAQSHQDKVKKLNPMEINDDNSSALQVKNKKQANAKPVVFPGSKKPTQENVSVDESLDNDEELEEQEVLEHQANEEEEEEEEEEEEEDIKLIFDDEGNEIKSSQEAEDDEETTVETREDKENPKNKNEDDLKKQQKLNELRLKLQSKIQDLKKKRKAVGTKIDGAPNSRDDILNQRKRKLELKKSRKEQQLQQEDAESDSSSDSDLSDNDMIDDPSRKKQKKNTDDISTKDIMFQNIMFDDGAKTTSDLQRLRNSKDNKKLKGPSNNDIKSHLKILEKKKSKINEMDELDQIKMNEKLKWQKAMSLVEGVKLKDDEKLLKKSLKRKEVQKRKSANQWNERKRVVAQNKNEKIKRREENLRIRKENKGLKRNKKQKMLKKFSINKNGKQLKQMRREKEKNSNKDNNNNSGKRAGFEGRMKSNKR
- the SOV1 gene encoding Sov1p (similar to Saccharomyces cerevisiae SOV1 (YMR066W); ancestral locus Anc_2.637), with the translated sequence MYLSSIPLRPSYLPFCYISSRFLPTVLLHRNIRYIHYSYRSKKLDTNIDTKLPHDLKPLQDPNEIIKTLKQTHGFSDINDASPIEETFLQYLTFLNKGFQKSDQNLRLLKENLKSTGNNNNEKFNLIFSYLLTESTLELQRFKQLGPEGLKSIKQQQQQQSNDEDENSVVKNEKDLELRIMNEIFSTLTEKNKENEVYLHNVDFLFKILTELNSTITEDKGFEHGLSIEQFVEAFEISKLIPIEGRKSRGIFLSGNLIYSTKKVRMDPINESLYIDSLLKYRLFKKAFQLYDSRKDKVNERWWNELGMMILLRSNHLASFKSLLQTTDEQFNVFPYLSPRVLKLAIRKYLAINDHSMLKQLIDRFLLIVDTYGIEKSNSYMESSALMKTFQEENEASAYLNEQESYTTLDFASIIESLLYNKRINFASKLSSRFVELPQVINNDDHLKEFLTVTKLNLLKDFHSLKTFIEPHMSNAKRNLGTLQEVFNDIIKGSRNESSPGNELLFDNINSLVSTPLLTNLAHEFIYNEIASTSTRNQDEDPMTNSKRFYGLIKVLLVSGKEKTALKVLRKMEEARQLMNKKEGNETANEFYPEVNAHHYAEFIAHYTILLKASKINNASKLKIYEHKVENILNKMSKENIGMNATFLSKLLIFYRTTFNLNKSFEIINQILDSKDIEQRLPDVSRTNFYQSRTITKKLYLEIWNCYYLYNKIFHDEIGRIKKTSNYVAWKNHSKKIKMETNIHPKFNSRWLLKTMLEQDNILPDDKFFHLIIATFIRERCWTVLPSVLILMNKRYNIKITTSLGQYINQGIKKEYILSETDKLNQHHQYIEGTTNIISTDDNKFKAKQTITKMVNNGEILKKVPIGESLELLVCELLKLLQFKNHNSSPLNEVLEVANELAVDNVIIQNIIDKIKH
- the UBX4 gene encoding Ubx4p (similar to Saccharomyces cerevisiae UBX4 (YMR067C); ancestral locus Anc_2.638); translated protein: MSSITIHYNFNKFQVHVAANTSLKGSLQQAITHFKLPANESTIRWVLMHDKKKVPLDLPFRFLNFPNGVNLILTKEEVSKNANELGELIKIRFHIPGYNSVIADVRAKGKVIEVLDQLNLGVSFEGSKLQIFAKMYLYDELDDNTTLEDIGVDDSSSIRITLASQSKRNSIRQEEEEKKVVEKVDEEGKTEGIQQQELEKQEEEDNNNNDDDDDDDDDDDDDDDDDDDDDDDESVQTPEPRSSSSLPQIHRINAYLPPSTPILNQINAEEEDEVTYEMTLEHARKFQNILSKQAGTSNGPLLTKRLREQQQQQLQQKKIKIRQCSIRVRFPDRSCIEVNFRPQETMQDVYTVVSQGLEDPNQSFTLNLPHPFQILPPNELKLVDGLNFGSKTLLLFESTTNDQGPFLKNEILKNAKDLSEAEDVKIDRTGKADEDAKKTINKEKSTATTDGSTSKKTGNGKSLNKVPKWLKLGKK